The Desulfococcus multivorans DNA window AAATCGTCAATATTTCCGGCGGCGGATGCCCGGATGTACCCTTCCTGGCCCGGGAAATGGTGGGGAAAACCCTGGCGGAAGCGCCCAGGCCCCGAGAATTGGGGCATACCCTCTGCGGCTATGCCCTTGAGCTCGCGTATGAGGCGTTATGTCGAAAATTTTAGGCATCGTCGGCACGGTTCCCGATCCGCAGTTTCCGCTGACCCACGGACAGATCCGCCTGGTCGACGGACATCTGCGCATGAATGGTCGAAACATACCCGTAAACCGCGGAACCCCCGCACTGGCGGCTGCCGCGCTGAAGGCTTCCGAATGGCTGGGGGGTGCGGAAGTGTACGCCTTCCTGGTGGGGGATACCGGTGAAGGGCACGGCAGCCGCCGGCTGTATCAATTTCTGGAACGGCATTTATCCGAATTTAATTTTGCGGTATTGACCTTTCATTATCTTCAGCCGGATGCGGATTGGCATAACAAGGTGTTGTTTGCGGTTGATGCGATGAAACCGCGGCCGATTCTGATTGCCGACGCCGGATTCATGTATGCCGCCAAGATGAGCGGGCAGGCACCCTGCTATGATTTTTTCACGCCGGATGTCGGTGAATTGGCGTTTCTGGCGGATGAAATGGCGCCGCATCCCTTTTACACACGAGGGTTTATTCTGCACCAGGATGGTAATGTGCCTGATTTGATCCAGCGGGCTTATACGCACGGCAATGCCGCAGCGCATCTTGTGGTAAAAGGCAAATCAGACTATATTGCGGCAAGGAAGCAGATTGTCGAAGTCGTGGATTCCCCCTCTTTTGATGCCATGGAGGCCATCGGCGGTACGGGGGATACCCTGACCGGTCTGCTGACCGTCCTGTGCGGCACGGATCTGAAACCGGTGGAAGCCGGGGCGCTGGCCGCTGAAGTCAATCGCTGGACCGGTCACTATGCCGATCCGAATCCCGCGACTCAGGTTATGGAACTGATCGACAACATTCCACGGGCGTTGTCAAAAGCAATGGGCTTAAACCATCAGGAGAATATCCATGGCGGATAATGATAAGAAGATGCGACTGACCAGGACGGTGACCGGCGCCGGCTGAGCGTCCAAACTGCCTCCAGGGGACCTGGACAAGGCACTTTGCGGAATAGTGTTTCCCACCGATGAAAATGTGATCGTCGGTCTGGAGCGTGCCGACGACGCCGGTGTTTACAAGATTTCGGATGATGTGGCGCTGATCCAGACCGTGGATTTTTTTACCCCCATCGTGGACGACCCCTACGGGTTCGGCCAGATTGCGGCCGCCAACGCACTGAGCGATGTCTATGCTATGGGCGGAACACCGAAGACCGCCATGAACCTGGTGGCCTTTCCGGTCAAGGAGATGGATATATCGATTCTGCGGCGGATCATCCAGGGAGGGCTCGACAAGCTGAGCGAGGCCGGGGTCGTGCTGATCGGCGGCCACAGCATCGAGGACAAGGAACTGAAATACGGCCTGTCAATCACCGGTGTGATCCATCCGTCTCGGGT harbors:
- a CDS encoding NAD(P)H-hydrate dehydratase, with the translated sequence MSKILGIVGTVPDPQFPLTHGQIRLVDGHLRMNGRNIPVNRGTPALAAAALKASEWLGGAEVYAFLVGDTGEGHGSRRLYQFLERHLSEFNFAVLTFHYLQPDADWHNKVLFAVDAMKPRPILIADAGFMYAAKMSGQAPCYDFFTPDVGELAFLADEMAPHPFYTRGFILHQDGNVPDLIQRAYTHGNAAAHLVVKGKSDYIAARKQIVEVVDSPSFDAMEAIGGTGDTLTGLLTVLCGTDLKPVEAGALAAEVNRWTGHYADPNPATQVMELIDNIPRALSKAMGLNHQENIHGG